Proteins from one Catenuloplanes atrovinosus genomic window:
- a CDS encoding AAA family ATPase, whose translation MVLARMALTNYRGFASRQSIELRPITVVLGRNNAGKSALVRAPVILGGGIKTDSLEPVDIDKIDEELLESFVDLIHGGQAADPGIGVEVAVRAAEDLYQMTASVRHLPQKHREVVESLELFRTGTSMGRLVRVAEIPETDRFPVYDAYLDGHVSRSAVEFQGLLPHRLIDEPVAGESLVSVGRQIRDHYPDIRYLGPFRDRPHRRYRLPGRTKTEVGATGEHAAAILAGDRAWDGSRLIRSVNEAMAGHLPGWRVDAVDRFGTWAIVLTSEADPSVQVNLADTGTGIAQMLPIFVQRAIDQIRPGQRPVLEIVEQPELHLHPAAHAMLADVYLKAVRDTSTRFLIETHSETFLLRLRRRIAEGRFGADPTTVAVHFVDRADRSSVIRPIHIDSDGNVDYWPEGVFTEDYDETRALVRAQRERRVENAGRD comes from the coding sequence ATGGTTCTGGCGCGGATGGCTTTGACTAACTATCGGGGCTTCGCCAGCCGGCAGTCCATCGAGCTCCGGCCGATCACCGTGGTCCTCGGCCGCAACAACGCCGGCAAGAGCGCCCTCGTCCGCGCTCCGGTCATCCTTGGCGGCGGCATCAAGACCGACTCGCTCGAACCGGTGGACATAGACAAGATCGACGAGGAACTGCTCGAATCGTTTGTCGATCTGATTCACGGCGGACAAGCGGCTGACCCAGGCATCGGTGTGGAAGTCGCGGTTCGGGCGGCGGAGGATCTCTACCAGATGACGGCGAGTGTCCGCCATCTGCCACAGAAGCACCGTGAAGTCGTTGAGTCGCTCGAGTTGTTCCGAACCGGGACGTCGATGGGCCGTCTGGTGCGGGTTGCCGAAATCCCGGAGACGGATCGCTTCCCGGTTTATGACGCCTACCTTGACGGACACGTGTCGCGATCCGCCGTCGAGTTCCAGGGGCTGCTGCCGCACCGCCTGATCGACGAACCGGTGGCGGGAGAAAGCCTTGTGAGCGTGGGCCGCCAGATCCGCGACCATTATCCCGACATTCGCTACCTCGGGCCCTTCCGTGACCGGCCGCACCGCCGCTACCGGTTGCCGGGTCGCACAAAAACGGAAGTCGGAGCGACCGGCGAGCACGCCGCCGCCATCCTTGCCGGTGATCGCGCCTGGGACGGGAGTCGCCTGATCCGCTCAGTGAATGAAGCCATGGCCGGCCATCTTCCGGGGTGGCGGGTCGATGCCGTCGACCGCTTCGGAACATGGGCCATCGTCTTGACCTCAGAAGCTGATCCCTCGGTCCAAGTGAACCTAGCCGACACCGGCACCGGCATCGCGCAAATGCTTCCGATCTTCGTCCAGCGTGCGATCGACCAAATCAGGCCGGGCCAGCGGCCGGTACTGGAAATCGTCGAGCAGCCCGAGCTCCATCTGCACCCCGCCGCGCACGCGATGCTCGCCGACGTGTACCTGAAGGCAGTCCGAGATACGTCGACGAGGTTCCTCATCGAGACACACAGCGAGACGTTCCTTCTCCGACTTCGCCGTCGGATCGCCGAAGGGAGATTCGGGGCTGATCCCACCACCGTTGCGGTTCACTTCGTCGATCGCGCAGACCGCAGTTCTGTCATCCGGCCGATCCACATCGATTCGGACGGCAACGTCGACTACTGGCCCGAAGGCGTGTTCACCGAGGACTACGACGAGACGCGTGCGTTGGTGCGGGCGCAGCGAGAAAGGAGGGTCGAGAATGCGGGTCGCGATTGA
- a CDS encoding nucleotidyl transferase AbiEii/AbiGii toxin family protein, whose protein sequence is MDDLHKALLRVGFAAGPELGLVLAGGYALAAHQIVDRPSRDIDFATATALPLPLVAERLAEAYRKAGHTADLVEATPRMARLLVSDDFWTCEVDLLKEAIGPPVQLSIGPVLAFDDAVGLKVRALYDRAAHRDFIDVHAAHARYGWRELEQLAARHTAGFALEDLADRLGAAEELDERGFAAYGLTGADITTLCRWAVEWESDIRARLAAGEAGPVGPSDDDWDAYLD, encoded by the coding sequence GTGGACGATCTGCACAAGGCGCTACTGCGGGTCGGCTTCGCGGCCGGTCCGGAATTGGGCCTGGTCCTGGCCGGTGGGTACGCCCTCGCCGCACACCAGATCGTCGACCGGCCGTCGCGCGACATCGACTTCGCGACCGCCACCGCGCTGCCGCTGCCGCTGGTCGCCGAGCGGCTCGCCGAGGCGTACCGCAAAGCCGGCCACACCGCCGACCTCGTCGAGGCAACGCCTCGGATGGCCCGTCTGCTGGTGTCCGACGACTTCTGGACCTGCGAGGTCGACCTGCTCAAGGAGGCTATCGGGCCGCCGGTGCAGCTCAGCATCGGTCCGGTCCTCGCCTTCGACGACGCCGTCGGCCTGAAGGTCCGCGCGCTGTACGACCGCGCGGCGCACCGCGACTTCATCGACGTGCACGCCGCGCACGCACGGTACGGCTGGCGCGAACTCGAACAACTGGCCGCCCGACACACCGCGGGCTTCGCCCTGGAGGACCTCGCCGACCGGCTCGGCGCGGCGGAGGAACTGGACGAGCGGGGATTCGCCGCCTACGGACTGACCGGCGCCGACATCACGACGCTCTGCCGGTGGGCCGTCGAGTGGGAGTCCGACATCCGCGCTCGTCTCGCGGCCGGCGAGGCCGGACCGGTCGGACCTTCCGACGACGACTGGGATGCCTACCTCGACTGA